Below is a window of Microbacterium saperdae DNA.
TCGATGTAGGTCTCGAAACCGCCGAGGTCGTTGTAGGCGACCGATTTCGATCCGGTCGCCGGCCACACCGCTGTACCGTTGCGGGTGATCTTTGTGATCACCCCGTCACCGCTGCCGATGTCGGACTTGGCGACGCGGCCGCGGACGGAGACCGTGCCGGTCACGGGAGCGGTCCAGGCGCGGGCGACGCTGCAGTCACTGCAGGACTTGGGTGTGGCCTCGAAACGAGACACGTTGGGCACAAGGGTCGTCGCCGAGGGCTGCCACCGCTGCGCGGTCGAGTCGAAATAGGCCAAGTCGGACCATCCCGCGCCGTTCTTGGACTGATACGACCATGCCGATGTCTGCGATGGCCCGAAACCGGCCGACGAGTTGAAGACGCTGGCACGGCTCCCGATCGCGAGGTTGTGCGTGAAGGTGAAGCCGCTGAAGTTCGACCCCTCCTTGTACGTCAGCCCCTTCGGCTCGTGGAACAGGTTCTCGCGGATCGTGCCGGTAGGCGTCGCGTCGTTGCCGTAGCGACGGATGGAACCGTTCCCGTTCGAGACGAAGGTGTTGCCGGAGATATCGCTGTCGGTGAGGTTCGGGGTCGGACCGTGGATGGCCAGGTACGAGAGCCCCGCCCCGGCGTTGTCTGCGATGTAGTTCTCGCTCACCGCGACGCGCCTCGTCTCCGCCTCGAAGTCGATGGCCACCATATCGCTCGATGCGGTGTTGAGGACGTGGGTGAAGGAATTGTTGAAGAACCGCGCGTCGGACACGTCCGCGAGATAGATCGCGGCGGTGCCGGTCTGCGAGGCGCAGCTCGCCTCTCGGTCGAACGAGGAGTTCATCATGGTGACGTACTGCGCTCCGGTGATGCGCATTCCGTCGTCGCAGCCGGACGATGCGTAGTCGCCCTGATTGTCCTCGTGCAGAACGAGGTGGTTGAACAGCACGTTGCCGACGATCCGGATCGTCGGGTCGGTGATCTTGTCGTAGTCGTCGTTGAACCAGTCGAGGGAGATCGTGTCGAGGTTGCGTGTGCCTTCGATCCGGTCGAACGTGAGGCCGTCGAGGACGCGAGCGGTCGCGGGGTTCGATGGAGAGAACGTCTTCGAGGTGAACTCGATGCCGGCGGAGTTCCAGATCGCGTCGCCGGTGGCGGCGTTGCCACTGCCCGAGCCCTGGTGGATGCCGTGGATGTCGTGCAGGAAGAGGTCCTGGAACACCATCTCGCGATTGCCGACTGTGGAGTAGTTCACCAGAATGCCCGTGCCGGCGTGGCCGACTTCCAGGTCGGAGACCGTCCAGTAGCTCGGATCCTTCAGGATGATTCCGCGATCGGCTTCGTCACCGTTGCGGATAATCTTCGGACGCGCACCGGAGCCGTACGCGCCGAGAGTGATCCGATTGGTCGCCGTGCCCTTGCCGCTGAGCGTGAGCTGCTGGTTCCATTGCGAACCGCGCGCGAGAAGCAGCTGTTCGCCGGGGGCGAGGCTCCCCCGTGTGTTCACGGGGGAGAAAGTGCACCAGGGCGAACTCTGGCTCGTGCCGGGCCCCGCGTCTGAGCACGATCCGCCGTTGCTGACGTAGTGGGTGGTGCCGTCCGCATACGCGGGGGCCGAGGAGAGTGGGAGGAGCGTCGCGGAGAGGGCGGCGACGATCACTCCCTTCGCTACGAGTTTCTTCCATGTCGACTTCATCGTCGTTCAGGCCCTTCTTCGTGGGTGGGTTTCATTTCAGGTGGCTGTCGACGGCACGAGCGAGTGTCTCGTCGTCGGCTGTGGCGATCGCATATCTATGGCGTCCGTGCGGATCAGCGTCGAAAGCGTTTGCGCCCGTCGCGGAGACCGACACTCGCCCCGCGGCGGACAGGCGGAACATCGGCTGTAGCGGCGGCACGGCGAGCAGCACCGTCAGCGGATCCCAGCTCTCCCGCCCTCGCCCCGCGCCGGTGAAGTGGCGATAGGACGCTCCCACGACCGACGTCGACTGCTGCGAGACGTGCCGGCCGGATATGACGCTCACTCCAACCTCGTAACCGAGGAAATCGATGGGCGTCGGCCATTCGTCGAGGAACCGTGCGGAGAGAGCCGGAGAGTAGGCCATGTTGAACTCGGTGCCCGTGGGGAATGTGCCGGCCATGGCCACGGTTCGATGGACGCGATCATGCACGAGCTCCCGTCCCGTCAGCGGCGAGAGCTCATCAGGAGGCGAGTCGAGCAAGGCGACGAAGTTGTCGAAGAGGCCCAGTGATATGGCGGTGACCGATTCGCTGGCCGCGCCGGCGAGAGCCCGGCGGTGCACCCTCCAGGCGGGCTCGGGCTCCGCGCTTTCCGCTCGATCGGCGTGCGCGAACGTCTCTGCCACGAAGCGTGCGAAATCGTGGCTGTAGACGGAGTCGTCGCGCCAGCCGAGGTCGCCGATGGGGGCGTCGCAGGCGAGTTCGTCGAGCAGGGCGCGCACGGCCAGCGGGCCGAATCTGCTCGGGGTGTTGACACCGATGGACAGGATCTTCGCGCGGCCGGCGGCGGAGAGCGCGCAGGCGACCGCCAGTGCACCGATATCGTCGACGTCGCTGTAGACGTCGGTCTCGATGAGGAGCAGAGGTGCGCCGTTCATGCCGGTACGACCTTCGCTTCGGTGTCGGCCGCGTCGGCGGAGACCGTGAAGTTCGTGCGTCCTGCGACCCCGTGATGCGACTGATTCGGGAGGATGACGTCGGCGGAGCTGCCGGGAGGGAGGACGACGTCCAGGTGATACCCCGATTCATCCCGTGTCCAGCCCACTTCGATGAGTCCGCGAACGCTCTCGTAGCTCGCACGGACGTGATCGAAGCGATCCGTGAACTGCGGGGCGATCCGGAGTCGACGGAATCCCACCGAGTCCTCTGCCTGCTCGATGCCTGCGACGTGGCGGTAGAGCCACTCGCCGACCGAGCCCAACGAGTAGTGGTTGAACGAGTTCATCTCGACGGTCTGGAAACCGGCATGCTCGGTCCAGCCGTCCCACCGCTCCCAGATCGTGGTCGCGCCGTGACGGATCGAGTAGCCCCAAGAGGGGAACTCCTCCTGGAAGAGCAGCGCGTAGGCGAGGTCGGGGCGATTGATGTCGACGAGCGTGGGACAGAGCAGGCTGACGCCG
It encodes the following:
- a CDS encoding right-handed parallel beta-helix repeat-containing protein; the encoded protein is MKSTWKKLVAKGVIVAALSATLLPLSSAPAYADGTTHYVSNGGSCSDAGPGTSQSSPWCTFSPVNTRGSLAPGEQLLLARGSQWNQQLTLSGKGTATNRITLGAYGSGARPKIIRNGDEADRGIILKDPSYWTVSDLEVGHAGTGILVNYSTVGNREMVFQDLFLHDIHGIHQGSGSGNAATGDAIWNSAGIEFTSKTFSPSNPATARVLDGLTFDRIEGTRNLDTISLDWFNDDYDKITDPTIRIVGNVLFNHLVLHEDNQGDYASSGCDDGMRITGAQYVTMMNSSFDREASCASQTGTAAIYLADVSDARFFNNSFTHVLNTASSDMVAIDFEAETRRVAVSENYIADNAGAGLSYLAIHGPTPNLTDSDISGNTFVSNGNGSIRRYGNDATPTGTIRENLFHEPKGLTYKEGSNFSGFTFTHNLAIGSRASVFNSSAGFGPSQTSAWSYQSKNGAGWSDLAYFDSTAQRWQPSATTLVPNVSRFEATPKSCSDCSVARAWTAPVTGTVSVRGRVAKSDIGSGDGVITKITRNGTAVWPATGSKSVAYNDLGGFETYIDGLSVTAGDVVRFEVAAGATDTGDVTSWMPTVAYTSGPTDAEHVSASWNFDTAGNPEGWTVGNQATQSVSAGSNVINATGNDPYLFSPGGLRINSDATEYIKVRMKNSSSSTRGEFFFTTLTDPTWTAAKSVSATITATDPGYTTYIFDLTRVAAWKGTITQLRFDPIDKAGTVSVDSISVSNRGPAPASARTWSFDTVGSTEGWTAGNDVTQSVSGGVNTLTATGPDPYVFSPGSLGIDAARYGFVKVRMKNNGTNNFAQIYWTTTTSPGWDGPKSIAALVVPQDDGYTDYAFFVGGNPNWTGTISQIRFDPIAGTGTLNVDSISVSNVAY
- a CDS encoding nucleoside hydrolase, which codes for MNGAPLLLIETDVYSDVDDIGALAVACALSAAGRAKILSIGVNTPSRFGPLAVRALLDELACDAPIGDLGWRDDSVYSHDFARFVAETFAHADRAESAEPEPAWRVHRRALAGAASESVTAISLGLFDNFVALLDSPPDELSPLTGRELVHDRVHRTVAMAGTFPTGTEFNMAYSPALSARFLDEWPTPIDFLGYEVGVSVISGRHVSQQSTSVVGASYRHFTGAGRGRESWDPLTVLLAVPPLQPMFRLSAAGRVSVSATGANAFDADPHGRHRYAIATADDETLARAVDSHLK